One part of the Luteitalea sp. genome encodes these proteins:
- the rho gene encoding transcription termination factor Rho yields the protein MHIAELKDMSIQRLTHVAKDLNVPGATGMRKQELIFQILKAQTEQSGYIFSEGVLEVLPDGFGFLRAPDYNYLPGPDDIYVSPSQIRKFDLQTGDTISGQIRPPKEGERYFALIKVEAVNFEPPEQAREKIFFENLTPLYPEQRFKLETETENLSSRVMDLMTPIGKGQRGLIVSAPRTGKTMLLQNIAQSVTTNHPEVYLIVLLIDERPEEVTDMQRSVKGEVISSTFDEPAQRHVQVAEMVIEKAKRLVEHRKDVLILLDSVTRLARAYNSVVPPSGKVLSGGVDSNALQKPKRFFGAARNIEEGGSLTIIATALIDTGSRMDEVIFEEFKGTGNMEIHLDRKLSDRRVFPAIDMQKSGTRKEELLLPKEDLQRIWVLRKVLNPLSPVEAMELLIDKMGKTKDNPEFLGSMQRGG from the coding sequence TTGCACATTGCGGAGCTGAAGGACATGAGCATCCAGCGGCTCACGCACGTGGCAAAAGATCTCAACGTGCCGGGCGCGACCGGTATGCGCAAGCAGGAGCTCATCTTCCAGATCCTGAAGGCGCAGACCGAGCAGAGCGGCTACATCTTTTCCGAAGGGGTGCTAGAGGTGCTGCCGGACGGTTTTGGCTTCTTGCGCGCACCCGACTACAACTACCTGCCAGGTCCGGACGACATCTACGTCTCGCCGTCACAGATTCGTAAGTTCGATCTGCAGACGGGCGACACGATCTCGGGCCAGATTCGCCCGCCCAAGGAAGGAGAGCGCTACTTCGCTCTCATCAAGGTGGAAGCGGTCAACTTCGAGCCACCCGAGCAGGCGCGCGAGAAGATCTTCTTCGAGAACCTGACGCCGCTCTATCCGGAGCAACGCTTCAAGCTGGAGACGGAGACCGAGAATCTGTCGTCGCGCGTCATGGACCTCATGACGCCGATTGGCAAAGGGCAGCGCGGGCTCATTGTCTCGGCGCCTCGCACCGGCAAGACGATGCTCTTGCAGAATATCGCGCAGTCGGTGACGACCAACCACCCGGAGGTCTACCTGATCGTGCTGCTCATCGATGAGCGCCCCGAAGAGGTGACCGACATGCAGCGTTCGGTCAAGGGCGAGGTCATCAGCTCGACCTTCGATGAGCCGGCCCAGCGCCACGTGCAAGTGGCCGAGATGGTCATCGAGAAGGCGAAGCGTCTCGTCGAGCACCGGAAGGATGTGCTCATCCTGCTCGACTCGGTCACCCGGCTCGCGCGCGCCTATAACAGCGTGGTCCCGCCGTCGGGCAAGGTACTCTCGGGCGGCGTCGACAGCAACGCGCTTCAAAAGCCGAAGCGCTTCTTTGGCGCGGCGCGCAACATCGAGGAGGGAGGCTCGCTCACGATTATCGCGACCGCGCTCATCGACACCGGCTCGCGTATGGACGAGGTCATCTTCGAGGAGTTCAAGGGCACCGGTAACATGGAGATTCACCTCGACCGGAAGCTCTCCGACCGGCGCGTATTTCCCGCGATCGACATGCAGAAGAGCGGAACCCGAAAGGAAGAGCTCTTGCTCCCAAAGGAAGATCTGCAGCGGATCTGGGTGCTGCGCAAGGTGCTCAACCCGCTCTCGCCCGTCGAAGCCATGGAGCTGCTCATCGACAAGATGGGGAAGACCAAGGACAATCCGGAGTTTCTCGGGTCGATGCAGCGAGGTGGTTAG
- a CDS encoding CDGSH iron-sulfur domain-containing protein: protein MSVTIKVRENGPYLVDGDDVKVVDWNGHEYPLAKIPFALCRCGQSHRRPFCDGSHRGCEFQAAEAAPTPPADESPLPTTE, encoded by the coding sequence ATGTCCGTCACTATCAAGGTTCGTGAGAACGGTCCGTATCTCGTGGATGGAGACGACGTCAAGGTCGTCGATTGGAACGGTCACGAGTACCCGCTTGCCAAGATCCCGTTTGCCCTCTGTCGCTGCGGTCAATCGCACCGGCGGCCGTTTTGCGACGGTAGCCACCGAGGCTGCGAGTTCCAGGCGGCTGAAGCGGCCCCTACACCACCTGCTGACGAGTCCCCGCTTCCCACCACGGAGTAG
- the clpB gene encoding ATP-dependent chaperone ClpB, which translates to MNLNRYTEKAQEAVLTSQQLAERESHPQIEPEHLLVGLVTQQGGIVPSVLRKLGVDPALVADDVTAALEKLPKAYGGTQVGLSPRFRKIGQAAENEAKRLRDDYISTEHLLLAISAESGRSAAADLLKKRGVTYEGVFEALAQVRGTQRVTDQSPEGKYQALERYGRDLTAAARQGKLDPVIGRDEEIRRVVQVLSRRTKNNPVLIGEPGVGKTAIVEGLAQRIVRRDVPEGLKEKRIIALDMGALVAGAKYRGEFEERLKAVLSEITRSEGDIVLFIDELHTVVGAGAAEGAIDASNMLKPMLARGELHAIGATTLDEYRKHIEKDAALERRFQPVLVEPPSVEATISILRGLRERYEIHHGVRLKDSALVSAAVLSNRYIADRFLPDKAIDLVDEAASKLRMEIDSMPVELDEVERRVMQLEIEREALRKETDAASRERLTKLEKELADLKEERNRLQSHWTQEKEAIQAARKVKEDIEQVRHDIEHAQRVGDYTLASELQYGRLPDLEKRLGEEEARLQTLQGALRMLKEEVDEEDIAEVVSRWSGVPVSRLMEGEIQKLVKMEERLHQRVVGQDEAITAVASAIRRARAGLQDPNRPLGSFLFLGPTGVGKTELGRALAEFLFDDEHAMARIDMSEYQEKHTVSRLIGAPPGYVGYEEAGQLTEAVRRRPYAVVLLDEIEKAHAEVLNVLLQLLDDGRLTDGRGRRVDFKNTIVIMTSNLGSHLIAEQAMSDGALGEGVRGQIMDAVRTHFRPELLNRIDEVIVFHPLGREHLKRIIEIQVTRLLARLEERKIHVDLTDAAKSVLLEQGYDPTYGARPLKRTIQRLVLDPLAMQVLQSEFSQGDTVRVDARGGGLVFERAEAVPA; encoded by the coding sequence ATGAACTTGAACCGCTATACCGAGAAAGCCCAAGAGGCGGTCCTGACATCGCAACAGCTGGCGGAGCGGGAGAGCCATCCGCAGATCGAGCCAGAACACTTGCTCGTTGGGCTCGTCACACAGCAAGGAGGCATCGTGCCATCCGTGCTGCGCAAGCTCGGTGTCGATCCGGCGCTCGTCGCGGACGACGTCACCGCTGCGCTGGAGAAGCTGCCCAAGGCCTACGGCGGCACGCAAGTCGGCCTATCGCCGAGGTTTCGGAAGATTGGACAGGCCGCCGAGAACGAAGCCAAGCGCCTGCGCGATGACTACATCAGCACCGAGCATCTCCTCCTGGCAATCTCGGCGGAGTCCGGTCGCTCGGCAGCAGCCGACCTGCTGAAGAAGCGGGGCGTCACCTATGAAGGCGTCTTCGAGGCCCTGGCACAGGTGCGCGGCACACAGCGCGTCACAGACCAGAGCCCTGAGGGCAAGTATCAAGCGCTCGAGCGATACGGCCGCGACCTCACGGCAGCCGCGCGCCAAGGTAAGCTCGACCCGGTGATCGGTCGTGACGAAGAGATTCGGCGCGTCGTCCAAGTGCTGTCGCGGCGGACGAAGAACAATCCGGTGCTCATCGGCGAGCCGGGCGTCGGCAAGACGGCCATCGTCGAGGGCCTCGCGCAGCGCATCGTCCGCCGTGACGTGCCCGAGGGGCTCAAGGAGAAGCGGATCATCGCGCTCGACATGGGCGCGCTGGTCGCCGGGGCCAAGTACCGCGGGGAGTTCGAGGAGCGGCTGAAGGCGGTGCTCAGCGAGATCACGCGCTCGGAGGGCGACATCGTGCTCTTCATCGACGAGCTGCACACCGTGGTTGGCGCGGGCGCAGCGGAGGGCGCCATCGACGCCTCGAACATGTTGAAGCCAATGTTGGCTCGTGGCGAGCTCCACGCGATCGGCGCGACGACGCTGGATGAGTACCGGAAGCACATCGAGAAGGACGCCGCCTTGGAGCGGCGCTTCCAGCCGGTGCTGGTGGAACCGCCCAGCGTTGAAGCAACCATCAGCATTCTTCGCGGCTTGCGTGAGCGATACGAGATTCACCACGGTGTCCGGCTAAAAGACTCGGCGCTGGTCTCTGCAGCCGTCCTGTCGAATCGCTATATCGCCGATCGCTTTCTACCCGACAAGGCCATCGATCTGGTCGACGAGGCGGCATCGAAGCTGCGCATGGAAATCGACTCGATGCCAGTGGAGCTCGACGAGGTCGAGCGGCGCGTGATGCAGCTCGAGATCGAGCGAGAGGCGCTGCGCAAGGAGACGGATGCGGCGTCGCGCGAGCGGCTGACGAAGCTGGAAAAGGAGCTCGCGGATCTCAAGGAGGAGCGCAACCGCCTGCAGAGTCACTGGACGCAGGAGAAGGAGGCCATTCAGGCGGCGCGCAAGGTCAAGGAGGATATCGAGCAGGTTCGGCACGACATCGAGCACGCGCAGCGTGTTGGAGACTACACGCTGGCGTCCGAGCTGCAGTATGGCCGGTTGCCCGACCTGGAGAAGCGTCTCGGGGAAGAGGAAGCGCGTCTCCAGACGCTCCAGGGCGCGCTAAGGATGCTCAAAGAGGAGGTGGACGAGGAGGACATCGCCGAGGTCGTCAGCCGCTGGAGCGGGGTTCCCGTCAGCCGCCTGATGGAAGGTGAGATTCAAAAGCTCGTGAAGATGGAGGAGCGATTGCACCAGCGGGTCGTCGGCCAAGACGAAGCCATCACCGCCGTCGCAAGCGCGATCCGCCGCGCGCGGGCGGGATTACAGGATCCCAACCGCCCGCTGGGCAGCTTCCTGTTCCTCGGGCCTACGGGCGTGGGCAAGACGGAGCTCGGCCGCGCCTTGGCGGAGTTCCTGTTCGATGACGAGCACGCCATGGCTCGGATCGACATGTCCGAGTACCAGGAGAAGCACACGGTGTCTCGGCTGATCGGGGCACCGCCGGGTTACGTCGGTTACGAGGAGGCAGGCCAGCTCACCGAAGCCGTGAGACGACGACCGTACGCCGTCGTGTTGCTCGACGAGATCGAGAAGGCGCACGCCGAGGTGCTGAACGTGCTGCTGCAGCTCCTCGATGATGGCCGGCTCACCGACGGGCGCGGGCGGAGGGTGGACTTCAAGAACACGATCGTCATCATGACGTCCAACCTGGGGAGCCACCTCATCGCCGAGCAGGCGATGAGCGACGGCGCGCTCGGAGAGGGTGTTCGCGGCCAGATCATGGATGCGGTCCGCACGCACTTCAGGCCCGAGCTGCTCAATCGTATCGACGAGGTGATTGTGTTCCATCCGCTGGGTCGCGAGCACCTCAAGCGGATCATCGAGATCCAAGTGACGCGGCTCCTCGCACGGCTGGAGGAACGAAAGATCCACGTCGACCTGACCGACGCGGCAAAGAGTGTGTTGCTCGAGCAGGGCTACGATCCAACCTACGGCGCACGTCCGCTCAAGCGCACAATTCAGCGGCTCGTGCTGGATCCCTTGGCGATGCAAGTGCTCCAGAGCGAATTCAGCCAGGGCGACACGGTCCGCGTGGATGCACGCGGCGGAGGGCTCGTCTTCGAGCGGGCAGAGGCGGTTCCGGCTTGA
- a CDS encoding DnaJ domain-containing protein yields MDFKDYYAVLGVPKTASEKEIKAAYRKLARKHHPDVNPGDAAAELRFKEVNEAYEVLGDAAKRQKYDELGANWKYYEQMQNQPGARAGAGGGFDWRVHTGPEGFHSMGPEEIEELFGQTNPFSDFFWTFFGGGGPEAGAPQRRGRRQRAMRGRDIEHELMITLEEAFHGTTRRLAMQHGSASGEASREQRTVEVRVPAGVREGARLRVSGEGERGGGGQRAGDLYLRIRIAPDARFERRERDLYVKASVPVTTAVVGGEVEVPTLAGRPVRLRVPAGTQSGQRMRVRGHGMPAVGSTDDRGDLYAVVDIQVPRALTDEERAHYEALVALAQNKKVSPV; encoded by the coding sequence ATGGATTTCAAGGACTATTACGCGGTACTGGGCGTGCCGAAGACCGCCTCGGAGAAGGAGATCAAGGCGGCGTACCGGAAGCTGGCCCGGAAGCATCACCCTGACGTGAACCCGGGCGACGCAGCAGCCGAGCTGCGCTTCAAGGAGGTCAACGAGGCGTACGAAGTGCTGGGCGACGCCGCCAAGCGGCAGAAATACGACGAGCTCGGCGCCAACTGGAAGTACTACGAGCAGATGCAGAACCAGCCTGGTGCTCGGGCTGGCGCGGGCGGAGGGTTCGATTGGCGGGTCCACACGGGCCCTGAAGGGTTCCACAGCATGGGCCCAGAGGAGATCGAAGAGCTGTTTGGGCAGACCAACCCGTTCTCCGACTTCTTCTGGACGTTCTTCGGTGGCGGTGGGCCAGAGGCCGGTGCGCCCCAAAGACGAGGGCGTCGGCAGCGGGCGATGCGCGGTCGCGACATCGAGCACGAGCTGATGATTACTCTCGAGGAGGCCTTCCACGGGACGACGCGTCGTCTGGCGATGCAACATGGCTCGGCATCGGGCGAGGCGAGCCGGGAGCAGCGCACCGTGGAGGTGCGGGTCCCGGCAGGCGTGAGGGAGGGAGCGCGGTTGCGGGTGAGCGGCGAGGGTGAACGTGGAGGAGGCGGCCAGCGCGCCGGCGATTTATATCTGCGGATCCGCATCGCACCGGACGCACGGTTCGAGCGCCGGGAGCGGGATCTCTACGTGAAGGCTTCCGTCCCGGTGACGACTGCGGTCGTCGGCGGCGAGGTCGAGGTACCAACACTCGCGGGCCGCCCAGTGCGACTGCGTGTGCCGGCGGGGACGCAGAGCGGCCAGCGCATGCGGGTGCGCGGACATGGCATGCCCGCGGTCGGGAGCACCGATGATCGGGGCGACCTGTATGCCGTCGTCGACATCCAGGTGCCGCGCGCGCTGACAGATGAAGAGCGTGCGCACTACGAAGCGCTCGTGGCGCTTGCGCAGAACAAGAAGGTGTCGCCCGTCTGA
- a CDS encoding MerR family transcriptional regulator — translation MDDPDLFLISMAARLLGMHPQTLRKYERLGFVRPTRALGSMRVYSRGELERLRLVKQLVDEAGINLAGVQRLLSIADVVERIRPLARGETLTRAEARRLAQEVERLSTILGM, via the coding sequence ATGGATGACCCGGACCTGTTCTTGATCAGCATGGCGGCACGGCTGCTGGGGATGCACCCACAGACCTTGCGCAAGTACGAGCGTCTCGGCTTCGTCAGACCGACGCGCGCGCTGGGCAGCATGCGCGTCTATTCCCGAGGCGAGCTCGAGCGGCTACGTCTCGTCAAGCAGCTCGTTGACGAGGCCGGCATCAACCTCGCGGGCGTCCAGCGACTGCTGTCGATCGCCGATGTGGTCGAGCGCATTCGCCCGCTGGCCCGTGGCGAGACGCTCACACGCGCCGAGGCGCGGCGGTTGGCGCAGGAAGTCGAGCGGCTGAGCACGATCCTCGGGATGTAG
- a CDS encoding BrxA/BrxB family bacilliredoxin, translating to MREELTRLGVEELRTAEAVDEAVKGTPGTLMVVVNSVCGCAAGKARPGVAVALQHGIKPERVTTVFAGADVDATERARQHFAGYPPSSPAIAMLQDGKLVYMMERHQIENRSADAIAAELTAAFDKHCAKPTTV from the coding sequence ATGCGAGAAGAGCTCACGCGACTCGGTGTCGAGGAGCTGCGCACTGCGGAGGCTGTCGACGAAGCCGTCAAGGGGACACCCGGCACGCTGATGGTCGTGGTGAACTCGGTCTGCGGCTGTGCCGCCGGCAAGGCTCGCCCCGGCGTCGCCGTGGCGTTGCAGCACGGGATCAAGCCGGAGCGCGTGACCACGGTGTTCGCCGGCGCCGATGTCGACGCCACCGAGCGCGCACGACAGCACTTTGCCGGTTATCCACCGTCATCGCCGGCGATAGCCATGCTGCAGGATGGCAAGCTCGTCTACATGATGGAGCGCCACCAGATCGAGAACCGCAGCGCGGACGCGATTGCTGCCGAGCTGACGGCGGCCTTCGACAAGCACTGCGCGAAGCCGACCACGGTGTAG
- the typA gene encoding translational GTPase TypA, which produces MPDVDASTQARLVGSVANALRRNVAIVAHVDHGKTTLVDALLHQSGVFRSNERVLERAMDNTDLERERGITILAKNTAVRYGDLIINVVDTPGHADFGGEVERTLSMVDGVLLLVDASEGPLPQTRFVLRKALDRRLTPIVVINKIDRADARPQAVLNEIYDLFIDLDAVEDQLEFPVIYTNARVGLASLDAATLGTDLRPLFDAIVQHIPPPQGNRGGKLQMLVANLDASDYLGRIAIGRIFHGRVRIGDNVGVCKLDGSVERTRVTKLLAFDGLKRIDVDEAAAGDIVCLAGIENITIGETVSEAEAPEPIPPIAIDEPTVSMIFSVNTSTFAGREGRFVTSRQLQTRLQRELIGNVSIRVEDTASPEQFKVIGRGELQLSILIEMMRREGYELQVSRPEIVTRHEAGVVLEPIEELITDVPEEHQGVVIAQLGSRKGIMTRMINHGSGRVRLEFRIPARGLIGFRSQFLTDTRGAGMMHHLFAGWEPWHGAIPARPTGVLVADRGGACTAYAIANLQERGEMFVEPGTRVYEGMVVGENARPNDLDVNITKEKKLTNMRASTAEEGIRLIPPRRIGLEQAIEFITDDELVEVTPASIRIRKRVLAGNMRPRTG; this is translated from the coding sequence ATGCCCGACGTCGACGCTTCCACGCAGGCTCGTCTCGTAGGCTCCGTCGCGAACGCGCTTCGCCGGAACGTGGCCATCGTCGCCCACGTGGACCATGGCAAGACGACACTCGTCGACGCCCTCCTGCACCAGAGCGGTGTCTTCAGGTCCAACGAGCGCGTTCTCGAGCGTGCGATGGACAACACCGATTTGGAGCGAGAGCGAGGCATCACGATTCTCGCCAAGAACACGGCGGTGCGGTACGGCGACCTCATCATCAACGTCGTGGACACGCCTGGGCACGCGGACTTCGGTGGTGAGGTCGAACGGACGCTGTCGATGGTGGACGGGGTGCTGTTATTGGTCGACGCGTCGGAGGGGCCGCTGCCACAGACGCGATTCGTGCTCCGAAAAGCTCTCGACCGCCGCCTGACGCCGATTGTCGTCATCAACAAGATCGACCGCGCCGACGCCCGTCCTCAGGCGGTGTTGAACGAGATCTACGATCTCTTCATCGATCTCGACGCCGTCGAAGATCAGCTCGAGTTTCCGGTGATCTACACCAATGCGCGCGTGGGTCTCGCGAGCCTGGACGCCGCAACACTGGGAACCGACCTCCGACCACTCTTCGACGCCATCGTGCAACATATCCCGCCACCGCAGGGCAATCGAGGAGGCAAGCTGCAGATGCTGGTGGCCAATCTCGATGCCAGCGACTATCTCGGAAGGATTGCGATTGGCCGCATCTTCCATGGGCGTGTGCGGATTGGCGACAACGTGGGCGTTTGCAAGCTCGATGGGTCAGTCGAGCGCACGAGGGTGACGAAGCTCCTCGCGTTCGACGGGCTCAAACGAATCGACGTCGACGAAGCGGCCGCCGGCGACATTGTCTGCCTGGCTGGCATCGAGAACATCACCATTGGAGAAACCGTCTCTGAGGCCGAGGCGCCCGAGCCGATCCCGCCGATTGCTATCGATGAGCCAACGGTCTCGATGATCTTCAGCGTCAACACCTCGACGTTTGCTGGCCGGGAAGGGCGGTTCGTGACATCCCGGCAGCTGCAGACGCGTCTGCAGCGCGAGCTGATCGGGAACGTGTCGATCCGCGTGGAGGATACTGCCTCGCCCGAACAGTTCAAAGTGATTGGCCGCGGCGAGCTCCAGCTCTCCATCCTCATCGAGATGATGCGGCGGGAAGGGTACGAGCTCCAGGTGTCGCGACCCGAGATCGTCACCCGCCACGAAGCGGGTGTCGTGCTCGAGCCGATCGAGGAGCTGATCACGGATGTGCCCGAGGAGCACCAAGGCGTGGTGATCGCGCAGCTCGGTAGCCGCAAGGGCATCATGACGCGGATGATCAATCATGGCAGTGGCCGGGTGCGGCTCGAGTTTCGGATTCCCGCGCGCGGGCTCATCGGCTTTCGCTCGCAGTTTCTGACCGACACGCGCGGGGCCGGCATGATGCACCATCTCTTCGCAGGGTGGGAGCCGTGGCACGGCGCTATTCCGGCGCGGCCTACCGGCGTGCTGGTGGCGGACCGCGGCGGAGCGTGCACTGCCTACGCCATTGCAAACCTGCAGGAACGTGGCGAGATGTTCGTCGAGCCGGGCACGAGGGTCTACGAGGGGATGGTCGTCGGCGAGAACGCGCGTCCCAACGATCTGGACGTCAACATCACGAAAGAGAAGAAGCTCACCAACATGCGCGCCTCGACGGCGGAGGAGGGCATTCGCCTCATCCCGCCGCGCCGGATTGGCCTCGAACAAGCGATCGAGT